The genomic DNA CGTACGTGATGCTGGTGACCTTCATCTTCGTGATGATCAACATGCTGGTGGACATGCTGTATGCGGCGCTGGACCCGCGCGTGCAGCTGCAAGAGTCCGAATAGGAAAGCGGGCACAAGCGATTTATGCAAACTCCAGAATCCCCCCCCACTCCCCACGCCCCGTTGACGGAAACGCCGCGCCGCCGGGCCATCCTCAAGCAATTGCGCAGCCGCCCGTCCCTCAGGGGCTCGGCGATTTCGCTGGTCGTGCTGCTGCTGGTGGTGATGCTGGCGCCGTTCCTGGCGCCGCAGAACCCCTATGACCTGGCCGCCCTGGACCTGATGGACGGGCGCCTGCCGCCGGGCTCGGCCAGCATGGACGGCTTCCACTACTGGCTGGGCACCGACAGCCAGGGCCGAGACATGCTCAGCGCCATCCTGTATGGCCTGCGCATCAGCCTGACCGTGGGCCTGGCCGCGGTGGCGCTGGCCACCGTGATCGGCAGCCTGATCGGCCTGCTCGCGGCCTACGTGGGCGGCCTGGTCGACACCGTGCTGATGCGCATCGTGGACTTCATCCTGGGCTTTCCGACCATCCTGGTGGCGCTGGTGCTGCTGGCGATGCTGGGGCGCGGCGTGGACAAGGTCGTGATCGCCATCGTGATGGTGCAGTGGGCGCACTACGCGCGCATCATGCGCAGCCGCGCGCTGCAGGAGCGCCGCAAGGAATACATCGAGGCGGCACAGAACCTGGGCTTTCCAGCCTGGCGCATCATGCTGCGCCACCTGCTGCCCAACTGCCTGGGCCCGGTGATGGTGTTCGCCACCATCCAGATCGCCAACGCCATCGTGCTGGAAGCCACGCTGTCGTTCCTGGGCGTGGGCGTGCCCATCACCGAGCCATCGCTGGGCCTGCTCATCGCGAACGGCTTCCAGTACCTGCTGTCTGGCGACTACTGGATCAGCATGTTCCCCGGCCTGGCCCTGCTGGCCCTCATCCTGGCGATCAACGTGATCGCCGACCGCCTGCGCGCCGCGCTGGACCCGAGAAGCCCATGACAACCCCTTTGCTTGCAGTGCGTGGCCTGCACACCGTTTTTCACACCGAGGAAGGCGCCTGGCCCGCCGTCAGCGGGATCGACCTGTCCATCGGGCCTGGCGAGATCCTGGGCCTGGTCGGCGAATCCGGCTCGGGCAAGTCGGTCACCGGCTTTTCCATCTTCGGCCTGATCGACCCTCCCGGCGAGGTGATCGCCGGCGAGGTGCTGTTCAAGGGCCGGAACCTGCGCGACCTGAGCGAGGAGCAGATGCGCCAGCTGCGCGGCGACCGCATCGCGATGATCTTCCAGGACCCTCTGATGACCTTGAACCCGGTGCTGCGCATCGAGGAGCAGATGCTCGAGGCCATCCAGACCCATGCCAGCGTGCCGCGCACCCAGGCGCTCCAGCGCTGCGTGGAGGCGCTGGAGATGGTGGGCATCCCCGCCCCGGCTTCGCGCCTGCGCAACTACCCGCACGAGTTCTCGGGCGGCATGCGCCAGCGCGTGGCGATCGCCATCGCCATGCTCAACAAGCCCGAGCTGATCATCTGCGACGAGCCCACCACGGCGCTCGATGTGACGATTCAGGGCCAGATCCTGTACCGCATGCAGGAGATCTGCCGCACGCACGGCACGGCGCTCATCTGGATCACCCACGACCTCGGCGTGATCGCCGAGCTGGCCGACAAGGTCGCGGTGATGTACGCGGGCAAGATCGTCGAGTCCGGCCCGGTGGATGAGGTGCTGGATGCCCCGGTGCACCCGTACACCCGCGGCCTGCTCGATTCGCTGCCCGGCGCCGCCCTGCCCGGCGGACGCCTGCGGCAGATCAGCGGCATGGCGCCGATGCTGGGCAACCGCCCCGCCGGCTGCGCCTTTGCGCCGCGCTGCGCGCACGCCCTGGCGCAATGCGCCACGGGCGAACCGGAGAACACCACGGTGAATGGGCGTACCTACCGCTGCTTTGCCCCCCTCGTTGCCCTGGACCCTGCCGCATGAGCCACACCGCACCACCTCCCGTCATCGAATTGCGCAATGTGTACAAGCGCTTTGCCAAAAGGCAGGACCTGATCGGGCGCGTGTTCGAGCTGGCCGGCAAGAAGCCCGAGCCGCGCACCGTGCATGCCGTCAACGGCGTGAGCCTGGCGATTGCGCAGGGCGAGGTGCTGGGCCTCGTGGGGGAGTCCGGCTGCGGCAAGTCCACGCTTGGCCGCATCGTCGCCGGCCTGCACCGCCAGACCGAAGGCGAACTGCTGTACCAGGGCGCCGCCGTGGACGGCCTGGACCGGGCCGCCAGACTGGCCTACACACTGGGCGTGCAGATGGTGTTTCAGGACCCCCAGGCCTCGCTCAATCCGCGCCAGCGGCTGCACCAGATCCTGGGCGAGGCGCTGCACGTGCACAAACTCGCGCCCGCCGGCGAAATACCGGCACGCGTCGACAGGGCGCTGGCCGAAGTGGGCCTGGCCGCCGAGTACCGCACCCGCCTGCCGCACCAGCTCTCGGGCGGGCAGCGCCAGCGCGTGGGCATTGCCCGGGCGCTGATGGTGTCGCCCCGCTTCCTGGTCTGCGATGAGCCGGTCGCGGCGCTGGACGTGTCGATCCAGGCGCAGGTGATCAACCTGTTCATGGACCTGCGTGCCCAGCACGGCCTGACCTCCCTGTTCATCAGCCATGACCTCGGTGTGGTGCGCCACATCTCGGACCGCGTGGCCATCATGTACCTGGGCAAGATCGTCGAGATCTCGACCACGGCCGAGATTTTTGCGCGCGCCAACCATCCATACACCCAGGCGCTGATGGCCGAGGTGCCGAACCTGGAGCGGCGCAAGCGCGTGTTCGTGCCGATCCAGGGAGAGATTCCCTCGCCACTGAAACCGCCACCGGGCTGCACCTTCCACCCGCGCTGCCCGCACGCCATGGCCCGCTGCCGCGAGGAAGCACCGGCGCTCGAAGCCATCGCCCCCGGCCATTGGTCGGCCTGCCACCTGAACACCGCAGCGGCCTGACAACGGCAATGCCGCCCCGCCTGCTGCCCTGCCCCATTTCTTGCCTATGCCCAACGAACTTCATCTGCAATCCCTGCGCGACGCCGTGCAGCGGGTGGGCCGCCACGCGGTGGACTACAGCAACAGCCCCCTGCCCGGTGGCCGCTCCATCACGCTGAACACCTACCGGCCCGCACATGCCACGGACCACAGCCCCATCGTGCTGGTGCAGCACGGCGTGATGCGCAACGGCGACGACTACCGCGACTTCTGGATGCCCGCCGCCGACGAGCATGGCCTGGTCATCATCGCGCCCACGTTCTCGAACGCGCAGTGGCCCGACGTGGTGAGCTACAACAACGGCAACCTGCTGGCCACCGCCGACCGCGAAGCCCACGCCGACACGGCTCCGGCGAACCCACCCGGGGACTGGTCGTACACCGTCGTGACGCGGCTGGTCGATGAGCTCAAGGCATCGGGCGTGTTGACCACGCAGCCGCTGTACCTGTTCGGCCACTCCGCCGGCGGGCAGTTCGTGCACCGGCTGATGAGCGTGCTCACGCCCGGCACCTTTGCCGGTGTGGCCGCGGGCAACCCCGGCTGGTACACGCTGCCGCTGCTGGAGCTGCCGTTCCCCGAAGGCCTGGCCGGCACCCCCGCGGACACCGGCAGCCTGGCGCGCCTGTTCGCCTACCCGTTGACCATCCTGGCGGGCGACCAGGACATCGCCACGGCCGACGTGCACTTGCCGTCCGAACCGGCGGCACTGCGCCAGGGCCCGCACCGCTATGCCCGCGCGTTGAACTACTACGCCACCGCCCGGGCCGAGGCCGCGCGCCGCGGCCTGCCGCTGGCTTGGCAGCTGCACACCGTGGCGGGCATTGGCCACGATGGCAAGGCCATGTCGGCCGTCTGCGCGCACCTCTGGTTCCACGGCCACCTCCCCGACGCTGCACAACTGGCCCGGCTGGCCGGCGAGCACACGGCCTGACGCCCGCCGCCTGCACCTCCTCGGCCTCAGCCCTCCGTCCTGCGGGAAGCAGGCGGAGCCCCCGAACCACCCTGTCCCACCTTGCACCGCCATGACCACCTCCGCCACGACACAGACGCTCATTGACGGCATCACCGCCTGGATGCAGTGCGAGTCACCCACCAGCTCGCCCGCGGGCGTGGCGGCCATGGTGGCCGACATGGCCCGCTATGCCCTGGAAGGCGGACTGCAGGCCACCGTGACGCCACTGGGCGAGCGCGTGGGGCCGCTGCTGCACGTGACCAACCGCGCAGCCGGCGACACGCGCCCCGGGCTGCTGGTCCTGGGCCACTCGGACACCGTGCACCCGGTGGGCACCTTGAGCGACAACCCCTGCCGCATCGAGGGCGACCGCTTCTACGGCCCCGGCGGCTACGACATGAAGGCAGGCATCTACCTGGCCATGACGGCCCTGCGCGACCTGGCGGCCGCCGGCGCCAGCGCGATGCCGATCGACTTCGTGGTCGTGCCCGACGAAGAAACCGGCAGCCACGCTTCGCGTGTGCACATCGAGCGTTTTGCGCACAATGCCCGCTACGCCCTGGTCTGCGAGCCTGCCCGTGCCAATGGCGGCAGATGCGTGACCGCGCGCAAGGGCACGGGCATGCTGCGCCTGGGCGTGAAGGGCCATGCGGCCCATGCGGGCGTGGCGCATGAAAAAGGCCGCAGCGCGATCCGCGAAATGGCGCACCAGATCCTGGCGCTGGAGGCCATGACCGACTACGCGCGCGGCGTGACGGTGAGCGTGGGCACCGTCGAAGGTGGCACCGCCACCAACACGGTGCCGGCGCAGTGCCGCTGCGTGGTGGACTTTCGCCTCCCCGACCTGCAGGCCGCCGACGAGCTGGTGCACAAGATGCAGGCGCTGCGCCCGGTGGGCGCGGACATGGAACTCGACATCGAGGTCGAGGTGAACCGCCCGCCCATGGTCAAGAGCGAGGCCGTGGTGGCCCTGCTGGACCGCGCCAAGGCGTCGGCCCGGCATGCGGGCTTCGCGCTCGAAGATGCGCCCATGACCGGCGGCGGCAGCGACGCCAACTTCACCTCGGCCCTGGGGGTGCCCACACTCGACGGGCTGGGTGCCGACGGCGACGGCGCCCACACGCTGCAGGAACACATCCTCGTCTCGACCCTGGAGGCGCGCCTGAACTTCTGGCGCCATCTGCTGGCGCACCTGGCGTAAGGGGGCGATTCCCTGGTGGGCGTCTGAAAGGCGGCGTCAAGGCTGTTCGAGGTAGCGGACGGCCAGCGCCTGCCGGGCCGCCGCGCTCACGCCCAGCACGTCGCCCAGGTAGGCATCGACGCCCTGGAACTCGGTGTCCACCATGTGCAGGGCTGCATTGAGAAACTCCTCCTGCACACGCCACAGCACGGCCAGCACTTCGTCGGGCGCGTGGCTGGCCAACCCCTCGGGGCGGCGGTAGAGGGTGTTGGTGAGCAGGTAGTCCTGCATCACCACCTCGCGCCGCACGCCCAGCGCCAGCAGGATGAGGGCGGCGGCAAAGCCTGTGCGGTCCTTGCCCGCGGTGCAGTGGAACACCAGCGGGGTGGCGCTGCCTTCATCGAGCAGCAGGCGGAACAGCTCGGCAAATCGATGCGCGTTGTCGTGCACAAAGCCCCGGTAGGTGTCCTGCATCAGCGCCACGGCGTCTTGCGCGGTGAGCTGGCGGCCGGTGCGCTGCAGTTCCAGCGCGCGCTGCACCACCGTGGGCTCGATGGCCAGCGGGTGGTAGCTGATGCCCGGCAGCGCGTAGGCATACGCGGCGCTTTCGGCCTGGCCGCGAAAGTCCACCGCGCGGGCCACGCCCAGCTCGGCCAGCAGGGCCCGGTCCTGCGCGGTGAGGCCCGCCAGGTGGTCCGAGCGGAAGATGCGCCGCCATTTGACGGTGCGCCCGCCATGGCCGGCGTAGCCGCCCAGATCTCGGAAGTTGGTGGCCCCGGCCAGGGGAAGGGAGCGGGTGGGTGCTGACTGCATGGTGCGTGGCGGGGGATGCGGTGGGTGGGCTGGTGAAGCGGAAAGGATAGTAGCCGGGCGGTGCGGCAGGCGCATGTCGCGCGCGTGGCTGGACGGGTGTGCCTGCCAGCACATCGCCGGTGTGCAGAATCCGGGCATGCAGCGTCTTGTGCCCCTCCCCTCCGATCTACAGCCCTGGTTGATGGCAGCGGTGGTGATCGATGCCCCTGCGGAACTGGCGCAGTCGCATTTCCCGGCGATGGTGTCGAGCATGCTGGTGGTGCGGCTGGCCGGGCAGGTGCGGTGCCGGGGCGCGCTGGTGCCGCCGTCGGCCTGGATCAGCGCCAGCACCACGGCCACGGTGTACGAACACGGCGGACCGGTGCGGGCCGTGGGGCTGGTGCTGCAGCCTGAGGCCGCCGCGGCGCTGTTTGGCAGTGCACGCGGGCTGGTGAACACGCTACGGCCGCTGGCGGAACTGGTGGGCCCGCAATGGGCAGAGGTAGAGCATGGCGTGCTGGCGGCGGCAGACGATGCCACACGGCTTACGGTGCTGCACCAGTTCGTCCGGCAGCTGGCCGCACCGCCGTCGCCTTGTGATGCACGGCGGCGGCAAGCCCTGGCCTTGCTGCAGGCGGCCAGCGCCGACGCCACGGGCGCGGAATCAGGCCACCAGCGCATGGGCCTGGGCCAGCGGCAGTTTGAGCGGCGCTTTGCGGCGCACTGGGGCATGGCGCCCAAGCAGTTTCAGGTGATTGCGCGGCTGAACCGCACGCTGGGCAACGCCCTCGCCGCGCCCGGCGGCCCGGTGGTGGACCTGGCCGCCGGCCAGGGGTACTACGACCAGTCGCACATGGGGCGCGATGTGCGCAGGCTGGCGGGCCACCCGCTGCAGGCCCTGGTGCAAGGCACGCGCAGCCCGCTCACCGCGCACTGGCCCTTGCAGATCGGCGCGCAGGCCCTGCCGAATCAGCCTGCCCCACCCTTGGAGCCCACGCGCAAGCGCTGAGCCAGGTAGAGCGGCATCACAAACGCGAGGCCAATGCCAAAGCAGGCCGCGATGTAAGCCCAGCGCCACGCACCCAGGCTGCGGTCTGCCGCCACCCAGGCCGAGAACGCCACGGCGGCCAGGTACACGTCGAGGGTGATGCCGGTGGTGAGTGCATTGGCAAACGCATCCCGCCAGAAGACATCGGGCATCACGCTGCCGCCCGCCAGAAAGTACACCCCATTGAAGTACCAGGGGACGGCCAGGCCCACGAGGGCCAGCAAAAGAAAAAAGGTGTGCAGGTGTGTGTGTTTTTGCATCGGTGCATGCGGCCCCCCAAAGAAAAGGAGAGAGGCCCTGGGTAGTGAATCAACGCACCGATTGAATCCGCGCAGCCCCCTGGCGGGCTAGGAAAAAAGCGACATGCCTCACACCGGCGGGCCTGCCGCTGCCCGCCACCCTCATGAACTTACTGCGCGCGGGGCAGCGAGGTCACGGCGCCATCCACAGGCAGCTCCTGCGTGCCCTTGGGGCAGGGCTGGTCGGTGTAGGTGGTGTGGCCGTCCTTCACGCACTTGCGCGGCTGCGGGGCCGCGGGCTCGGACGCGCCGCCGTGCGCAGCGCGGGCTTGTGCGGCGGGCTGCTGCTTGCCGGGCGGCAAGGTGTCGGGGCCGGGGCGGGTGATCTTCTTCCAGGCCTGCTCGGTCCACGGCCCGGCGTGGGGCAGCCACTGGTCGGCCGTCCACCATGCGGCGGCCGCGGCGGCCAGCAGCAATGCGGCCAGGAGGGACCAGAGGGCTCGTTCGCGGGTGCTGCGCATGGGGTGGGCCTGTGGCGTGGTGGTGGGCGACCACCAAGCTTAAAACATCGCATCGCCCACCGGGCCGCGCCCTATCACGGCTGCTGCTTGCCTTTGGCTGCAGGGCGCCCGTAGCGCGCCGTGAGCGTGGCCTTGCCCAGGCTGTGGGCGTTGATCATGTAGCCGGCCAGCGCAGCGGTGGCGTCGGCAGGCAGGTCCAGGCGCGGCACCTTGAGCGCGTGCACGGTGAAGATGTAGCGGTGCGGCACATCGCCTTCGGGCGGGCAGGCCCCGCCCCAGGCGGCCACGCCATAGTCAATGCGCACATGGCTGGCGCCTGCGGGCAGCTTGGCGCCGCCAGCAGCACCCGCGTCGGACCGCAGCTCGGTGGTGCTGGCGGGGATGTTGACCACCGACCAGTGCCACCAGCCCGAGCCGGTGGGGGCATCGGGGTCGTAGGCGGTGACGGCGAAGCTCTGGGTGCCAGCAGGCGCGCCGCTCCAGCGCAGGGCGGGCGACTGGTTGTCGCCCGCACAGCCAAAGCCCTTGAACTCGAAGCGCTGGGGCAGTGTGCTGCCTTCGGCAAAGTCGGGGCTGGTGAGCGCGAAGGCCTGGGCGTGGGCGGCAGGGGCCAAGCCGATCGTGGCGAGTGCAGCGATGGCGGTGCCAACGCGAAGGGGGCGTGAAAGTGGGTGGGGCATCTGAAAAGCTCCTTGCAGTAGCGGTGTGAAACAAGGGCTTGATGGTGCTGCGCGCCGCGCCTTCGCATTGGCCCGGTGGCGTCAATGGCTGTGCGCTGCGCGTCAGCCGCAGGAATCAGGGCCGCAGCTGCGAGGGCGGAAAGCCAAAGCGTTCGCGGAAGGCCGCGCTGAAGCGGCTGTGCGACTCGTAGCCGCAGCGCGCAGCGATCTCGGACACCTGCAGCGCGGAGCTTTGCAGCAGCACCAGCGCCGTCTCCAGCCGCACGTCGCGCAGGCACTGGCTCACGGTTTCGCCCTCTTGCGCCAGGCGGCGCTGCAGGGTGCTGGCGCTGGTGGCAAAGGCGCTGGCGATGCGTTCGAGCGTCCAGTCGGCCTGCGGGCTGGGGCCCACCAGGCGGCGCACGCGTTCGGCCCAGCCCAGCTCGCCGGGCGGGGCGAAGACGATGCCCGCCTCAGCCAGCATCAGCAGCACTTCGAGCGCGCGGTGTTCGCGCAGCGCCTGCGAGCTGGCATCGCTCTCCAGCGCGGCCACGGCGCGCATGTAGCTGTCTTCAAAGGCGGCGTCGGCCGCGAGGCCCGCGCAGCCTTGCACTGGTGGGATGGCCGCGAACTGGCCGAACTGGCGGTGGAACTGCGCCACCAGCTCGGGCGCGACACACAGCAGCCGCGCCACATAGCGGCCTTGGGGTGCCGGGTCGTTGACCACCTCCCACTGCGCGCCGCACGGCAGCACGAACACCCGCCCGCTGGGGTAGCGGTGCCCGCCGCCGGGCGTGACCAAATGCTTGGTGCCCGACACCACCCAGCCCACCGAATCCATGCGCACGGTGACGGTGTGGATGCGGTGGTGCACCGTGGTGGCGATCTGCAAGGACAGCGCGGGTTCGCCCATCATTCGTTCCCCTGCGGTTCAGGTTCCGTCATCGACCGTGGGGGCGGAAAGGCTGGCTCCGCGCAGGTTCGGCAGGTTCAGCGGGGACGGCCTGCAAGGCAGCACACCCCACGTCAGCGCGTGCGCTCCCGCGATACGCCCACATCGATATCGCCAAACACGGTGACGCCGCTGGCACCCTGCGATGGCTGCGGGCTGGCGGGGTCGCTGGAGCGCGCAGAACCTGTCGTGCTGCTGCAGCCCCCCAGCGCGCCAACGACCGCGAGAGCCACCAGCGCGGTGCGCCAGAAGCCCCACACAGGCGATGCTGCGGATGCTGCGCGTGGCTTCATCCTTCGCCACCCAGGTGGTTGCCCAGAATGCCCGCCAGCTCGAACATGCCCGCGCTGTCCTTGCCAAACACGGCGCGCAGCTTGTCGTCGGCGACGATGGTGCGCTTGTCCTTGGGGTCCTGCAGGTTGTTTGCCTTGATATATTCCCACATCTTCTTGACGGCCTCGGGCCGGGCCACGGGCTCGGCGCCGATCACGGCAGCCAGGGCGGCGCTGGGGGCCTTGCCGGCTGCGGCCTTGCGCGGTGCCTTGGCAGCGGCGGTCTTGGTGGCCGGGGCTTTCTTGGCGGCGGCAGGTTTGGCGGACTTTTTGGCTGCAGCGCTTGTCTTTCCAGCCTTGGCAGCTACTGTTTTTGCAGCAGCGCCTGGGCGCGGCGGGAACTTGCTCGGTGCGAACTCGAAGTTGACCTTGCCCGCCTCCTTGTCCCACGCCAGGTGGGCCTTGAAGGCGCGGCGCGTGCGCATGCTCACGAACTTGTCGAGCAGGTCGGTCTTGCCCGTCTCCAGCAGCTTGTGCATCTGCTCGCGCTCCACGGGCTGCTGCAGGATGATCTTGCCGCTCTTGAAAGTGCAGCTGGGCGTGGGCTGCGCGGCGGTGGGCACGGCCTTGCTGCACACGTAGTTGCTGCCGTGCTCGTGCACTTCCGATCCGCAGATGGGGCAGGGGCCGAGCGCGGCGTCTTCAAACTCCACGAGCTCGCCAGACTCCTCGCCCTTCTTGTCGTCGCCAAAGTCGAACTCGAGCTTGTAGTTGTGCGCCTCGTCGTCGTACTTGATGACGATCTCGGAGGTGAAGGGCCAGCCCGCCTTGGAGCGGAAACCCTCCAGCGGGCCGATCTTCTTGTCGCGCAGCAGGGCGTTGGCCTCGGCCGTCTCGAAGGTGCGGCCCGCGGGCGACTTGCCGAAGCTGAAGCCGCAGCCTTCCGCACCAGGCTTACCCACGCAGGCAAAGCGGCGGTAGTTTTCCTTCACCGTGCCGCCGCAGTTGGGGCAGGGCGATTCAAGCGTGGCGTAGTCGCCGGGGATGGTGTCGCGGTCGTATTCCTTGGCCTTCTTGACCATGCGCTCGGTCATGGCGGCGATGTCGGCCATGAAGGATTCGCGGCTGAGCTGCCCCTTTTCCATCTGCGAGAGCTTGAACTCCCATTCGCCGGTCAGGTCGGCGCGGCACAGTTCCTCGACCTCCAGCCCGCGCAGCAGCGTCATGAGCTGGAAGGCCTTGGCCGTGGGAATGATTTCGCGGCCTTCGCGCAGCATGTACTTTTCGGTCAACAGGCCTTCGATGATGGCCGCGCGCGTAGCGGGCGTGCCCAGGCCTTTTTCCTGCATGGCTTCGCGCAGCTCGTCGTCGTCGATCTGCTTGCCGGCGCTTTCCATGGCGCCCAGCAGCGTGGCTTCGGAGTAGCGGGCGGGCGGCTTGGTCTTGAGGCCCTTGGGGTCGGCTGCCAGGGTGCTCACGCTTTCGCCGGGCTTCACGGGCACGAGGTTCTGGCCCTTGTCGCCGTCCTTGCCACCTTCCACCTCATCGGCGGCTTCCTTGCCGTAGATGGCCAGCCAGCCGGGCCTGACCAGCACCTTGCCTTCGGTCTTGAAGCTGTGGGGCGCCACCGTGGAAATACGGGTGGTGACGGTGTATTCGGCGCTCGGGAAGAACACCGCCATGAAGCGGCGCACGACCAGGTCGTACAGCTTCTGCTCGGCGTCGGAGAGGCCGCTGGGGGCCTGCAGCGTGGGGATGATGGCAAAGTGATCGCTCACCTTGCTGTTGTCGAAGATGCGCTTGGACGGACGCACGTAGTTGTTGTTCAGCGCGGTGAGCGCGTGCGGCGCCAGGTGCCGCATGCCGCTGTCGGCCAGCATCTCGAAGGTCTGCCTGGCCACGGGCAGGTAGTCCTCGGGCAGCGCGCGCGAGTCGGTACGCGGGTAGGTGAGGGCCTTGTGGCGCTCGTACAGGCTTTGCGCCAGCGCCAGCGTGGTCTTGGCCGAGAAACCGAACTTGCCGTTGGCCTCGCGCTGCAGGCTGGTCAGGTCGAACAGCAGGGGCGACGCCTGCGTGGTGGGCTTGCTCTCTTCGGTGACGGTGGCCTGCTTGCCGCGCACGGCGTTCGCAATGGCCGTGGCCTCGGCGGCGGACCACACGCGGTCCGCGCGCATCTCCACGTCCTCGCCCTTCTTCCACTTGGGGTCGAACCACTTGGCGGGGTACTCGCCGGCCTGCGCGCCGAAGGTGGCGTGGATTTCCCAGTAGTCGCGGCTCACGAACTTGCGGATCTTTTCCTCGCGCTCCACCACCAGCGACAGCGTGGGCGTCTGCACGCGGCCCACGGTGGTCAAGAAGAACCCGCCGTCGCGCGAGTTGAACGCCGTCATGGCGCGCGTGCCGTTGATGCCCACCAGCCAGTCGGCCTCGCTGCGGCTGCGCGCGGCGCTGGCCAGGCCCGCCATCTGCTGCTCGGTGCGCAGTGCGTCGAAGCCGTCGCGGATGGCCTGGGGCGTCATGGACTGCAGCCACAGGCGCTTGACGGGCTTGCCCAGGGGCTTGGCGCCGCCGGCGTACTGCTCGATCAGGCGGAAGATCAGCTCGCCCTCGCGGCCCGCGTCACAGGCGTTGATGAGTTGCGTCACGTCCTTGCGCTTGGCCTGCTTGACCACCGCGTTCAGGCGCGTCTTGGTCTTGTCCACGGGCTTCAGGTCGAAGTACGGCGGAATCACGGGCAGGTGGGCAAAGCTCCACTTGCCGCGCTTCACGTCGAACTCCTCGGGCGCCTGGATCTCCACGAGGTGGCCCACGGCGCTGGTGACCACGTAGCGGTCGTTCTCGAAGTGGTCGTCGTGCTTGTCGAACTTGCCCGCCACGGGGGTGAGCGCGCGCACGATGTCCTGCGCCACGGAGGGTTTCTCTGCAATTACCAGGGTCTTGGTCATTTGGGGCTCTTGCCTGTCATCGTCGTCGTTCGTTCTGAGCGCCCGGTT from Acidovorax sp. A79 includes the following:
- a CDS encoding DNA topoisomerase III: MTKTLVIAEKPSVAQDIVRALTPVAGKFDKHDDHFENDRYVVTSAVGHLVEIQAPEEFDVKRGKWSFAHLPVIPPYFDLKPVDKTKTRLNAVVKQAKRKDVTQLINACDAGREGELIFRLIEQYAGGAKPLGKPVKRLWLQSMTPQAIRDGFDALRTEQQMAGLASAARSRSEADWLVGINGTRAMTAFNSRDGGFFLTTVGRVQTPTLSLVVEREEKIRKFVSRDYWEIHATFGAQAGEYPAKWFDPKWKKGEDVEMRADRVWSAAEATAIANAVRGKQATVTEESKPTTQASPLLFDLTSLQREANGKFGFSAKTTLALAQSLYERHKALTYPRTDSRALPEDYLPVARQTFEMLADSGMRHLAPHALTALNNNYVRPSKRIFDNSKVSDHFAIIPTLQAPSGLSDAEQKLYDLVVRRFMAVFFPSAEYTVTTRISTVAPHSFKTEGKVLVRPGWLAIYGKEAADEVEGGKDGDKGQNLVPVKPGESVSTLAADPKGLKTKPPARYSEATLLGAMESAGKQIDDDELREAMQEKGLGTPATRAAIIEGLLTEKYMLREGREIIPTAKAFQLMTLLRGLEVEELCRADLTGEWEFKLSQMEKGQLSRESFMADIAAMTERMVKKAKEYDRDTIPGDYATLESPCPNCGGTVKENYRRFACVGKPGAEGCGFSFGKSPAGRTFETAEANALLRDKKIGPLEGFRSKAGWPFTSEIVIKYDDEAHNYKLEFDFGDDKKGEESGELVEFEDAALGPCPICGSEVHEHGSNYVCSKAVPTAAQPTPSCTFKSGKIILQQPVEREQMHKLLETGKTDLLDKFVSMRTRRAFKAHLAWDKEAGKVNFEFAPSKFPPRPGAAAKTVAAKAGKTSAAAKKSAKPAAAKKAPATKTAAAKAPRKAAAGKAPSAALAAVIGAEPVARPEAVKKMWEYIKANNLQDPKDKRTIVADDKLRAVFGKDSAGMFELAGILGNHLGGEG
- a CDS encoding helix-turn-helix transcriptional regulator gives rise to the protein MMGEPALSLQIATTVHHRIHTVTVRMDSVGWVVSGTKHLVTPGGGHRYPSGRVFVLPCGAQWEVVNDPAPQGRYVARLLCVAPELVAQFHRQFGQFAAIPPVQGCAGLAADAAFEDSYMRAVAALESDASSQALREHRALEVLLMLAEAGIVFAPPGELGWAERVRRLVGPSPQADWTLERIASAFATSASTLQRRLAQEGETVSQCLRDVRLETALVLLQSSALQVSEIAARCGYESHSRFSAAFRERFGFPPSQLRP